From a region of the Neodiprion fabricii isolate iyNeoFabr1 chromosome 7, iyNeoFabr1.1, whole genome shotgun sequence genome:
- the LOC124186084 gene encoding gustatory and odorant receptor 24, whose product MSAFRPARVVPGFGMNGLIHLTGNRQGMAFMNNFGHMEKSVAPSSRIVVDAFEKKTTELQDIVYENMKAVVMVVRIMGALPIMRPHIGVTKFKFASNTMIYSVLVYVAMTAYVVYVIWNRIKIVQAVQGRFEEAVIAYLFIVFLVPNFLVPVFWYETRKNAGCFNHWMDFEVFYTRVTTRYLPINLRIRAIWISILVPIISTACVFTTQMTMDNFALWQVVPNIYVTTFINMLGAYWYMHCTTISTCANILAQDFKHAIRSNVEAITVADYRALWLHLNRITREIGIATCYCFTVLCMYLFFSSTLSIYGLFSQLKDGLTIKDLGLTISAISTIALLHVICDQAHSASQHVRVHFQKKLLLVELSNLNEDAQIEINMFLRATEMNPSDISLGGFFDVNRNLFKSLLGTMVTYLVVLLQFQISLPETSTLNNATLD is encoded by the exons ATGTCAGCATTTCGTCCAGCTCGAGTCGTGCCTGGATTCGGAATGAATGGTCTTATCCATCTGACTGGAAACCGCCAAGGTATGgcgtttatgaataatttcgGTCATATGGAGAAGAGTGTTGCTCCGTCGTCACGAATAGTCGTTGATgcttttgaaaagaaaaccaCCGAATTACAAGATATTGTTTATGAAAACATGAAGGCAGTTGTAATGGTGGTTCGCATAATGGGAGCTCTTCCCATCATGAGACCACACATAG GTGTCACTAAATTCAAATTCGCTTCAAACACAATGATATATTCTGTACTGGTATACGTAGCCATGACAGCTTACGTTGTATACGTGATATggaatcggataaaaattgtgcAGGCAGTACAGGGTCGTTTTGAAGAAGCTGTCATAGCATATCTTTTCATCGTCTTTCTTGTACCTAATTTTCTCGTGCCAGTATTCTGGTACGAAACGCGAAAGAATGCAGGCTGCTTCAACCATTGGATGGATTTTGAG GTCTTCTACACTCGAGTAACGACACGGTATTTGCCAATTAATTTAAGAATCAGGGCAATATGGATATCAATTTTAGTTCCTATAATATCAACTGCATGTGTCTTCACCACTCAAATGACTATGGATAATTTTGCTTTGTGGCAG GTTGTTCCCAATATCTATGTAACGACATTCATAAATATGCTGGGTGCTTACTGGTACATGCATTGCACTACCATCTCAACCTGTGCAAACATACTCGCTCAAGATTTTAAACAT gCGATTAGAAGCAATGTTGAAGCTATTACTGTTGCGGACTATCGAGCGCTGTGGCTTCATCTGAACAGAATAACGAGAGAAATAGGGATAGCGACTTGTTACTGTTTCACAGTTCTATGtatgtatctttttttctcctccacCCTATCCATATACGGTTTGTTCTCCCAGTTAAAAGATGGGCTCACGATCAAAGACCTTGGACTTACAATATCGGCTATATCCACTATCGCCCTGTTGCATGTGATTTGCGACCAAGCACATTCTGCATCACAGCAT GTGAGggttcattttcaaaagaaattaTTGCTAGTCGAACTCTCCAATCTCAACGAAGACGCTCAAATCGAG ATAAACATGTTTCTACGAGCAACAGAGATGAATCCGTCCGATATTAGTCTGGGCGGTTTCTTTGATGTAAATCGTAACTTATTTAAATCG CTCTTAGGTACTATGGTGACCTATCTTGTCGTCTTGCTACAGTTCCAAATCAGCCTGCCAGAGACCTCCACACTCAACAATGCGACGCTGGATTAG